The following is a genomic window from Streptomyces lincolnensis.
ACCACCGGCACCACCGGCGACCCCACGACGACGGGCGGCACCACCGGCGACCCCACCGACGGCGGCACGACCACCGACGGAGGCACCACCGGGGACGGCGGGACGACCACCGACGGGGGCACCACTGGGGACGGCGGCACCACCGGGGACACCACCGACGGCGGCACCACGGACGGCAGTCAGCAGGGCGGTACGACCCTGGGCCCGGGCGCCCAGTTCGGCACGCGCCGCCAGCCGAGCCCCTGACAGCCGGCCGCCGACCGCTGACCGGTCAGTGGCCGGAGGTCGCCTTCAGCCCCACCACGGCGACCAGCAGCAGGCACACGAAGAAGATCCGGGCGGCGGTGGCCGGCTCCCCCAGCACCACCATGCCGACCACCGCCGCACCGGCCGCCCCGATCCCCACCCACACGCCGTAGGCGGTGCCGATGGGCAGGGAGCGGGTGGCGTACGACAGCAGCAGCATGCTCACGACGATGCCGGAACCGGTGAGCAGACTGGGCACGAGCCGGGTGAAACCGTCGGTGTACTTCATACCGATCGACCAGCCGACTTCCAGCAGACCGGCGACGACGAGCAGAACCCAGGCCATGACGGCACCTCCGAGAACAGGCGTGACAGGGGTGCGTCGTCTTTGCTGTTACCGGTCCCGGTACGGCGCGTCTCGTCGGGCTCCTTCGAAGGTAGCAAAAGGACGGCGAAAGGGGCCGGTGACGATGGTCACCGGCCCCTTTCGCCGTTGTTCCACAGGTACTTCGTTCTACAGATACGTCGTCGTTCTACAGGTACAGACCGGTCGAGTCCTCGGAGCCCTCGAACCGGTCCGCGGCCACGGCGTGCAGATCGCGCTCGCGCATCAGCGCGTAGGCGATACCGCGCACCTCCACCTCGGCCCGGTCCTCCGGATCGAACAGGACCCGGTCTCCGGGCTCCACGGTCCGGACGTTCTGCCCCACCGCGACGACCTCGGCCCAGGCCAGCCGACGGCCGACCGCCGCGGTGGCGGGAATGAGGATGCCCCCGCCCGACCGCCGCTCACCCTCACCGGTCTCCTGCCGCACGAGTACACGGTCGTGCAGCATCCGGATGGGCAGCTTGTCGTGCTGGGTGGTGTCGTTTCTGTTGGCGCTCACGCCTCTGAACCTACCTGCCTTCGACGCGTCCGTACGCTGCCGGGTCGCCCCCGGTTCAGCCCTTGCGGCGCCGGGTACCGAGGGCCAGCAGACCCACCAGGCCCACGGCGACGAGGGCGACCGGCACGACCCGCTCCAGCCGCGGTGCACCCTCCTCGTCGACGAACTGGGCCTTCACATCGCTGACGACCCGGTTGACGCCGACGTAGGCCCGACCGAGCGTGTGATCGATGTTGGACACCACCTTCGCCTTGGCATCGCCCACGATCGTCCTGGGGTGCACCCGCACCCCGAGCTCGTCGAGCGTCTCGGCCAGCACTTCGCGGCGGCGCTTGATGTCCGCCTCGATCTGCGCCGGGGTTCTGATGTCCGACGTGTCCGCCACGGTGGAGCCTCCGAAGTCGCCGCTGTTTGTTCTGGACAGTCTGTCAGCTCCGCCCGCCACCGCACTGTCAGGACCCCCGGTTACGCTGACCCAATGAGCGAGCGACTCCAGCCCGGGGACGTGGCCCCCGCCTTCACCCTGCCCGACGCCGACGGCAACGACATCTCCCTGTCGGACCACAAGGGCCGCAAGGTCATCGTCTACTTCTACCCGGCCGCCCTGACCCCCGGCTGCACGAAGCAGGCCTGCGACTTCACCGACAACCTGGAGGTGCTGGCCGGCGCGGGCTACGACGTCATCGGCATCTCCCCCGACTCCCCGGAGAAGCTGGCCAGGTTCCGCGACAAGGAGTCCCTCAAGGTCACCCTCCTCGCCGACCCCGACAAGAAGGTCACCGAGTCCTACGCCGCCTACGGCGAGAAGAAGAACTACGGCAAGACCTACATGGGCGTCATCCGCTCCACGATCGTCGTGGACGAGGACGGCAAGGTCGAACGGGCCCTGTACAACGTCCGCGCGACGGGCCACGTGGCCAAGATCATCAAGGACCTGGGGATCTGAGACCCCCCTCACTCTGCTGCATGGCGGCCCCTGCCGGGATGTCCCGATGGGGGCCGCTCGACGTTTCCGGCGTGACCGTCCGATAAGCGGTTCGTTACTCCGTACGGGCCACGAACAGGTGGCCATGACCGGAGGGGGCTTGATGGGGGCCAGTGCGTACACCAAGGAGCGGCTGGAGGAAGCGGCTCTGGGGGCACACACGTTGTCGGAGGCGTTGGGGCGGTTGGGGGTGGATCCGCGGAGTTCGACTCGACGGTATGTGTTCGAGCGGATGAAGAAGCTGGGAGTGGATGTCTCGCACTTCGAGCGGGAGGGCGTGAAGTGGACGCGGGAAATCCTCCAAGAGGCCGTTTCGGCGGCGACGAACATGTGCGAGGTGCTGCGGCATCTCGGGCTTGAGGTCGTCGGCGGGCACCACACGCACATCAGTCGGCGGATCAAGGCGTACGGCATCGACACCTCGCACTTCCAGGTGCCGACGCGGCGCGGCAAGGCGTGGCGGCCTCGGACGCCGGAAGCCTCTCTCGTGGAGCAGCCGGTCGGGGAAGCCAGACGCGTTCCGAGCGATCGGCTGCGGTGGGCGATGACGACCACAGGCATGCCGGAGCAGTGTGCGATGTGCGGGACGGAAGCGTCGTGGCGAGGACACCCGCTCCCCCTGGAGGTCGACCACATCGACGGCAACTGGCGGGACAACCGCATCGAGAACCTACGGTTCCTGTGCCCCAACTGCCATTCGACGACGGACAGTTACCGGGGGCGCGGCAAGGACCGGACTTCATGAGCGACGGCGTGCAGTACACCCAGGGACGGCCGGCCGAAGCGGCAGACGCCCCGCACATGGCCCGTCAGCAGCGCACCAGGGCAACGCCTGCCAAACCGGCACCCGCCGAGCTGCGTCGAGCGGTCGAGGAAGCGACCTCCATCGCGGGCACACTCCGCGCTCTGGGAATGGAACCGTACAACAGCAAGCTGCGCACCCAGTTCCACCGCTGGGTGGCCGAGGACGGTCTCGACATCTCCCACTTCCTGGGCCAGGCGCATCAACGCGGCGGGCCGGGCACCACACCGCCCAGGCGGGCACAGGACATCCTCGTCCGGCACAACGGCACCCGTCGGACGAGAACCCACCTGCTCCGGCGTGCGCTCTTGGAAGTGGGCGTGTCCGAGGAGTGCACCGAGTGCGGAACAGGCCCCGAATGGCTCGGCAAGCCCATGACACTGGAGGTCGATCACATCAACGGGAACTGGAGCGACGACCGGCGGGAGAACCTGCGGTTGCTGTGCCCCAACTGTCACGCGATCACCAGTACCTGGTGCAGGGGAGGCAGCCGACGGCGGGCGTTCGCCGAGGACCAGTAAGCTGTGCGTGGGGCCGTAGCCCAATTGGCAGGAGGCACCACTTTTAGGTAGTGGACAGTGCGAGTTCGAGTCTCGTCGGCCCCACTCTAAGGGCGCGGCTCCCGATGAGGGTGCCGCGCCCTTCGGCCTTCTTGTGTGCGCGCCGCCTCAGCCCAACAACTCCCGCACCACCGGCACCAGCCCCCGGAATGCCTTCCCCCGGTGGCTGATCGCGTTCTTCTCCTCCGCGCTCATCTCAGCGCAGGTCCGCGACTCGCCCTCCGGCTGGAGGACGGGGTCGTAGCCGAAGCCGTTCGTGCCTACCGGAGCATGCCGCAGCACACCCCGCAGCCGGCCCTCGACCACCCTCTCCGTGCCGTCCGGCAGGGCGAGGGCCGCCGCGCAGGCAAAGTGGGCGCCGCGGTGTTCGTCGGCGATGTCGGAGAGCTGGGCGAGGAGGAGTTCGAAGTTGGCGCGGTCGTCGCCGTGCTTGCCGGCCCAGCGGGCGGAGAAGATGCCGGGGGCGCCGTTGAGGACGTCGACGCACAATCCCGAGTCGTCGGCCACCGCCGGCAGGCCGGTGGCCTGGGCGAGGGCGTGGGCTTTGAGGAGGGCGTTCTCGGCGAACGTCACTCCCGTTTCCTTGACGTCGGGGATGTCGGGGTAGGCGTCCGCGCCGACGAGGTCGTGGGGCAGGCCTGCGTCGGCGAGGATCGACCTGAGTTCGGTGATCTTTCCGGCGTTGCGGGTGGCGAGGATCAGGCGGGTCATGGCCCCCAGTATCGCGGGGCCCGATGCCCGTTCGTCACGGGGAGCAGACCTTGGTGAGCTCACCCGCCGCGTCGGTGACCCCGCTGATGTCGGGGGTCTCGTCGCCGTTCTCGACGGCCGTCTGGACTTCGATCAGGGCCTTGCGCATGTCCTCGGTCGCCTTGTCCAGGTCGGCGTTGTCCGTCTTGTCGCCGATCTCGTCGAGGTTCTTGCCGATGGAGTCGATGGACTCGTCGATCTGGGTCGGGTCGTTCGACGCGTTCTCGACGGCCTGCTGGAGGTCCGTGACGCTGTCGGCGACGGCCTCGGCGGTCTGGACGCAGTCCAGCGCCTTGTTGACGGCGTCGCAGCCGGTGGTCAGGCCGACCGTCAGGCCTACGGCCGCGACGGCGGCGGCGATGGCGGTGCGGCGACTGCGGCGACGGCTCGCGGCCATGGGTGGTTCCCTCCCGTTGGTCGGCCTCGACGGCCCTCGTGCTGGCCGGGCGCACGGTGGTGTTCCGTGCGCCCGTACCCGTAGTGACGCGAGGGTGGTCGGCGCGGTTGCCCGCGGCGGCCGTTCTCCTTGGTACGTCCTTTACTTTTCCAGGACGGTATCAAGCGCCTTGCGCTGCAGGACAGCCAGTTCCGTGCAGCCGGAAACCGCCAGGTCGAGGAGGGAGTTGAGCTCGTCGCGGGCGAAGGGTTCGGCCTCGGCGGTGCCCTGGACCTCGACGAAGCGGCCGTCGCCGGTGCAGACGACGTTCATGTCGGTGTCGGCCTTGACGTCCTCCTCGTAGCAGAGGTCCAGCAGGGGGATCCCTCCCACGATGCCGACGGAGACCGCGGAGACGGTGCCCGTGAGCGGCTGGCGGCCGGCCTTGATCAGCTTCCGGCCCTGGGCCCAGGCGACGGCGTCGGCGAGGGCCACGTAGGCGCCGGTGATCGCCGCGGTGCGGGTGCCGCCGTCGGCCTGGAGGACGTCGCAGTCCAGGACGATGGTGTTCTCGCCGAGGGCCTTGTAGTCGATGACCGCGCGCAGGGAGCGGCCGATGAGGCGGCTGATCTCGTGGGTGCGGCCGCCGATCTTGCCGCGGACGGACTCGCGGTCGCCGCGGGTGTTGGTGGCGCGGGGCAGCATGGAGTACTCGGCGGTCACCCAGCCCTCGCCGCTGCCCTTGCGCCAGCGCGGGACGCCTTCGGTGACGGAGGCGGTGCAGAAGACCTTCGTGTCGCCGAAGGAGACGAGGACGGAGCCCTCGGCGTGCTTGCTCCAGCCGCGTTCGATGGTGACCGGGCGGAGTTGTTCGGGGGTGCGGCCGTCGATTCGAGACATGCGCTGAGCCTAGCGGGAGCGAGGGATGCGGAAGGGGCCGCTCCCTGGTCGGGAGGGCCCCTCAGCCCGGGATGATCCCGAGGCTTCACATCATGTCTTCGATCTCCGCGGCGATGGGGTCGGCGTCGGTGCCGATGACGACCTGGATGGCGGTGCCCATCTTGACGACGCCGTGGGCGCCGGCGGCCTTGAGGGCGGCGTCGTCGACGAGGGAGGCGTCGTTGACCTCGGTCCGCAGGCGGGTGATGCAGCCCTCGACCTCTTCGATGTTGTCGATGCCGCCGAGCCCGGCGACGATCTTCTCTGCCTTGGTGGCCATTTCGGTCTCCTCACACACAGGTGGCCCAACTTCGCGAGCGATTGCGGTGTGTGTACCGAAAGATGACGTCACAGCAACCCAATCGTCGATGACTGGTCTACACCACATGACAGGCGGTCGCCAACCGATGAGTACCGACAGCGAGGTGAGCCCCGCCCGGGCCCGGTGGAACAGCGCGTTCCAGGGGCTCCAGAAGATGGGCCGCAGTCTTCAGCTGCCCATCGCCGTCCTGCCGGCCGCCGGTATCCTCAACCGGCTCGGCCAGCCGGACGTGTTCGGGGACGACGGGCTGGGGTGGACGAACGTCTCGAAGGTGATGGCGGGCGCGGGCGGCGCGCTGCTGGACAGTCAGCTCGGGCTGCCCCTCCTCTTCTGTGTCGGTGTGGCGATCGGCATGGCGAAGAAGGCGGACGGGTCGACGGCGCTCGCGGCGGTGGCGGGTTTCCTCGTCTACTACACCGTGCTGCGGCAGTTCCCGGAGGACTGTCCGGGCGGGTCGACGGCGGTGCCGAACATCGGCTGCCAGGCGGCGACGGACCACACGGTGGTGGCGTTCACCTACCAGAACCCGGGTGTCTTCGGCGGCATCGTGATGGGTCTGCTGTCGGCGTTCTTCTGGCAGCGCTATCACCGTACGAAGCTGGTGGACTGGCTCGGTTTCTTCAACGGCCGCCGGCTGGTGCCGATCATCATGGCGTTCGTCGCGATCGTGTTCGCGGCGCTGTGTCTGTGGGTCTGGCCGCCGATCGGTGACGGGCTGGAGAACTTCAGCGACTGGCTGAGCGACGCGGGTGCGTGGGGTGCGGGTGTCTTCGGTGTCGCGAACCGGGCGTTGCTGGTGATCGGGCTGCACCAGTTCCTGAACGTGCCCATCTGGTTCCAGTTCGGCAGTTACACCAAGCCGGACGGTTCGGTGGTGCACGGCGACATCAACATGTTCCTGGCCGGTGACCCGGACGCGGGGCAGTTCACCTCCGGGTTCTTCCCGATCATGATGTTCGCGCTGCCGGCGGCGGCGCTGGCGATCACGCACTGTGCGAGGCCGGAGCGGCGCAAGGAGGTCGGCGGTCTGATGCTGTCGGTCGCCCTGACGTCGTTCGTCACGGGGATCACGGAGCCGATCGAGTACTCGTTCCTGTTCATCGCGCCGCTGCTGTACGCGGTGCACGCGGTGCTGACGGGTGTGTCGATGGCGGTGACGTGGGGGCTCGGGGTGCACGACGGGTTCAGTTTCTCGGCCGGTCTCATCGACTACGTCATCAACTGGAACCTGGCGACGAGACCGTGGGCGATCATCCCGATCGGTCTGTGCTTCGGCGTCCTCTACTACGTGATCTTCCGGTTCGCGATCACGAGGTTCGATCTGAAGACGCCGGGCAGGGAGCCGGAGGAGGAGGTCGAGGACGTCACGAAGGTGTAGTCCGGACCGACCTTGGGACAGGTAGCCCGCGGTAGCCGTTTCGTCACGGGAACCGCGGGTTCCTTATGCGTCCTTCATCGTGCTACAACATGGTCTACACCACTGAGTGGTGTAGACCACCACCCGATGGAGGAAGTCTATGAGCACCGCCACCTCGCCAACGGCGGCCCCCACGAAGAAGTGGGGATCCGGTCTTTTCCAGGGCCTTCAGAAGGTCGGCCGCAGCCTCCAGCTCCCGATCGCCGTGCTGCCGGCGGCGGGCATCCTGCTGCGCCTCGGCCAACCCGACGTCTTCGGCAAGGACGGTCTGGGCTGGGGCAAGGTCGCGGACGTGTTCGCCACCGCCGGTGACGCCGTCTTCTCGAACCTTCCGCTGCTGTTCTGCGTCGGTATCGCCATCGGCTTCGCCAAGAAGGCCGACGGCTCGACCGCCCTCGCCGCGCTGGTGGGCTTCCTCGTCTACAAGAACGTCCTGACCGCGTTCCCGATCACCGAGGCGAAGGTCACCAAGGGCGCGGACGTGGCCGCCACCTACAACGACCCCAAGGTCTTCGGCGGCATCATCATGGGCCTGATAGCCGCGGTCACCTGGCAGCGCTTCCACCGCACCAAGCTCCCCGACTGGCTGGGCTTCTTCAACGGCCGTCGGCTGGTCCCGATCCTGATGGCCTTCATCGGCACCGCCGTCGGCGTCTTCTTCGGCCTGGTCTGGGAGCCGATCGGTGACGTCATCACCAACTTCGGCGAGTGGATGACCGGGCTCGGCGCGATCGGCGCGGGCATCTTCGGCGCCATCAACCGCGCGCTGCTCCCCGTGGGCATGCACCAGTTCGTCAACACGGTGGCCTGGCAGGAGATCGGCTCCTTCAAGGACGCCTCGGGTGCGGTCTGGCACGGTGACCTGCCGCGCTTCTTCCACGGCGACCCGACCGCCGGCCAGTTCATGACGGGCTTCTTCCCGATCATGATGTTCGCCCTGCCGGCCGCCGCGCTCGCCATCACGCACACCGCGCGTCCCGAGCGCCGCAAGGCCGTCGGCGGCATGATGCTCTCGCTCGCCCTGACCTCCTTCGTCACCGGTATCACCGAGCCGATCGAGTTCGCGTTCATGTTCGTCGCCCCGGTGCTGTACGTCATCCACGCGGTCCTGACGGCCGTCTCGATGGCCGTCACCTGGGCCCTGGGCGTCCATCACGGCTTCAGCTTCTCGGCCGGCGCGATCGACTACTTCCTCAACTGGAACCTCGCCACCAAGCCCTGGATGATCATCCCGATCGGCCTGGTCTTCGCCGCGATCTACTACGTCACCTTCCGCTTCGCCATCATCAGGTTCAACATCGCCACCCCGGGCCGCGAGCCCGAGGAAGAGGTGGAGGACCTCACCAAGGCGTGAGCCGTCGTACCGCGTGACGAAGGCCCCGGAACCAAGGACACGGTTCCGGGGCCTTCGCGCACGTACGGGCCTGAACCCCGTACGGGCTAGATCTCGTACGACGCCCTCGGCGCCGCCAGCTCCACCGGGCCGTCGTAGACCGCGCGGGCGTCGGTGAGGTTGGCCTGGGGGTCGGTCCACGGGGGGATGTGGGTGAGGACCAGGCGGCGGGCGCCCGCCCTGCGTGCCGTCTCGCCCGCCTCGCGGCCGTTGAGGTGCAGGTCGGGGATGCTCTCCTTGCCGTGCGTGAAGGCGGCCTCGCACAGGAACAGGTCGGCGTCGCGGGCGAGTTCGTCCAGGGCGGGGGTCACGCCGGTGTCGCCGGAGTACGTCAGCACCCTTCCCCCGTGCTCGACGCGGATGCCGTACGCCTCCACCGGGTGGGCCACGCGTTCGGTGTGGACCGTGAACGGGCCGAGCTCGAAGGTGGACGGCTTGACCGTGTGGAAGTCGAAGACCTCGCTCATGGAGGAGGCGGTGGGGGTGTCGGCGTAGGCCGTGGTGAGGCGGTGCTCGGTGCCCTCGGGGCCGTAGACCGGGATCGGGTCGCAGCGGCCGCCGTCGTGGCGGTAGTAGCGCGCGACGAAGTACGCGCACATGTCGATGCAGTGGTCGGCGTGCAGATGGCTGAGGAAGATCGCGTCGAGGTCGTAGAGACCGCAGTGGCGCTGCAACTCGCCGAGGGCACCATTGCCCATGTCGAGAAGCAACCGGAAGCCGTCGGCCTCTACGAGGTAGCTCGAGCAGGCCGATTCCGCGGACGGGAACGACCCCGAGCAGCCGACGACGGTGAGCTTCATGAAGCAGAAACCTCCGCTGGCGGGAATTGACAATGTGGGTTCGTCGGGGGTCGTGCGGTCCGTCGAGCGTAAGGCGCAAAACTCCCGGTCGCTCCTCCACCAGGGGCTGTTGTGGGCGAACTCACCTGTGCTGTCACCGGTTCGGCTGGCCCGGGGGCGCGCGGGGCTCGCAAGAGGGCGCGGGGGCGCTCGTGCGCCGGTAACGTCGTCCGTATGGACACGTCCTGGTGGCTCGCGCTCGCGGCGGTGATACTGCTGGCGCTCGTCGCCACGCTCGTCGACGGATGGGGGCGGGGGCGCCGGCCGGCGGGGCGCCGGAGCAGGCCGCCGGGGTATCCGGAGGAGCGGGCCCAGCGGCGGCCGCAGCCGGCGGAGATCTGGTGGGCGAACGTACCGTTCGAGGACGGGCCCGGGGTGAAGGACCGGCCGTGCCTGGTGCTCTCGGTGCGGGGGCGGCGGGCCGTCGTCGCGAAGATCACCAGCAAGTACCACGACGAGCGGTCCGGGGTGATCCCGCTGCCGCCGGGTGCGGTAGGGGACGCGCAGGGGCGCGCGAGCTTCCTGGAGACCGACGAGTTGCGCGAAGTACCGGTGTGGGACTTCCGGCGGAAGGTGGGGGTGGTGGACCCGGTCCTGTGGGACCAGGTCCGTCACCTGGCGATGTAGGGCCTCACGCCGTCACGCCCGCCACCGCCCGTCACGCCCAGAGTTGACCCTGCAGCGTCTCGATCGCTTCCTCCGTCGTCGCCGCCGTGTAGACGCCCGTCGAGAGGTACTTCCAGCCGCCGTCGGCGACCACGAAGACGATGTCGGCGCTCTCACCGGCCTTCACCGCCTTGTTGCCCACGCCGATCGCCGCGTGCAGCGCAGCGCCGGTGGAGACGCCCGCGAAGATGCCCTCCTGCTGGAGGAGCTCCCGGGTGCGGGTGACCGCGTCGGCCGAGCCGACCGAGAAGCGGGTGGTGAGGACGGAGGCGTCGTAGAGCTCGGGTACGAAGCCCTCGTCCAGGTTGCGCAGGCCGTAGACGAGATCGTCGTAGCGCGGCTCGGCGGCGACGATCTTGACGTCGGGCCGGTGTTCGCGCAGGTAGCGGCCGACGCCCATCAGGGTCCCCGTGGTGCCGAGGCCGGCCACGAAGTGGGTGACGGAGGGGAGGTCGGCGAGGATCTCCGGGCCGGTCGTGGCGTAGTGGGCGCCCGCGTTGTCCGGGTTGCCGTACTGGTAGAGCATCACCCAGTCGGGGTGCTCGGCGGAGAGCTCCTTGGCGACGCGTACGGCGGTGTTGGAGCCGCCCGCGGCCGGGGAGGGGATGATCTCCGCGCCCCACATGCCGAGCAGGTCGCGGCGCTCCTGGGAGGTGTTCTCGGGCATCACGCAGACCATGCGGTAGCCCTTGAGCTTGGCCGCCATGGCGAGGGAGATGCCGGTGTTGCCGGAGGTGGGTTCGAGGATGGTGCAGCCGGGGGTGAGCCGGCCGTCCTTCTCCGCCTGCTCGATCATGTGCAGGGCGGGGCGGTCCTTGACCGAGCCGGTGGGGTTGCGGTCCTCCAGCTTCGCCCAGATACGGACGTCGGCGGACGGCGACAGCCGCGGCAGGCGCACCAGAGGGGTGTTGCCCACCGCGGCCAGCGGGGAGTCGTAACGCATCGACGATCAGGCCATGCCGCCGGCCACGGCCGGCAGGATCGTGACGCTGTCGCCGTCGGCCAGCTTGGTGTTGATGCCGTCCAGGAAGCGGACGTCCTCGTCGTTCAGGTAGACGTTGACGAAGCGGCGCAGCTGGTCGCCGTCCACGATGCGGGCCTGGATGCCCGCATGCCGGGTCTCCAGGTCGGTGAAGAGCTTGGCGAGGGTGTCTCCGTTGCCCTCCACCGCCTTCTGGCCGTCGGTGTACTGGCGGAGGATGGTCGGGATGCGGACCTCGATGGCCATGGCTGAGGGCTCCTGTCGGATGTGGTCAGGTCGGTGGGCGCGCGGCAGCGCTGGTACGGCAGGTCGTGCGTGGATGAGCGCCGCGGCCCACGGCCGTACGGCGGCAGGGCAGCGTCAACAGATGGCGCTGGCGAGCCTGCACAGGTCGACGTGCAGCCGCGCCACGAGCAGCATGCCCGGCGTCTTTTCGCTCACGTCGTCGAAAACCATGGGCTCATCGTATCGATTCCCGTCCCGGGCCCATGAGTGTGATCCCACATTCCGGACGGATTCCGGCCGAGGAGTGAGACCGTGCAGCTCAGGCGGACCGTCGGAGGACCAGTCGGGTCGGTACGACCACGCGGGAGCCGGCGGCCTGGGCGGTGGGGTCGAAGAGCAGCCGGGCCATGAGGCGGCCCATGCCCTCCACGTCCTGGTGGACGGTGGTCAGGGGCGGGTCGGCCGACTCCGTGAGGTCGGTGAGGTCGTCGAAGCCGACCACGGCCACGTCCTCGGGGACCCGGAGTCCGCGCTCGTGGAGGGTCTGGAGGGCGCCGGTGGCCATGAGATCGGAGGCGACGAAGACGGCGTCCAGGCCGGGCTGCCGGTCCAGGAGGCGGCCCATGGCGTCGGCGCCGCCCTGCCGGGTGTAGTCCGCGCGTTCCACGAGGTCGGGCGGGGCGGTGGGGAGCACGTCCCGGTAGCCCGCCAGCCGGTCGGCGGCGGAGGCCTCCTGGTCCTCGGGCCCGGCGACGGTCGCGATACGGGTCCGGCCCAGCGCGACGAGGTGCTCGACGGCCTGCCGGGCTCCCCCGCGGTTGTCGCCGTCGACATGGACGTATCCGGCGTCGTCCGCCCCGGCGCGGGGCCGGCCGCCGAAGACCGCGGGCAGGCCGGTGCGGGCGATCAGCGCGCCGAGCCGGTCGTCGGGGCGCAGGGAGAACAGGATCGCGCCGTCCGTGTGGCCGCCGCCCAGGTAGTCCGCCACGCGCTCGTGGTCGCCCGGCTCCTCGACGAACAGCAGGACCGCCTGGGCGCCGTGCTCGGCGAGTTCCCGGCGGACACCGCGCAGCAGGCAGTCGAAGAACGGGTCGAGGAAGAGCCTGTTCTGCGGCTGTGTGGCCACCACGGCGACGGCGTCGGTGCGGCGGGTCACCAGCTGGCGGGCGGCGTGGTTGGGGACGTACCCGAGTTCGGCGATCACCTGCCGGACCTGTTCCACGACCTCGGCGCGCACCCGGGGCTCACCGTTGATCACCCGCGACACCGTGGACTTCGAGACGCCCGAGCGGCGTGCGACGTCCTCCAGGGTGGGCCGCCTGCCGTGCGTGCGCTGCGTCAACACTTGCTCCGATACGCCAAGTTGATCGTGCGCACGAGCCTAGTACGCCTCGACGATCTCCACCTGCTCCTCGGTGACCTCGCCCTCGACGATGCGGAAGGAGCGGAACTGGAACGGGCCGGCGTCGTCCGTGTCCGCGGTGGAGACCAGGACGTAGTGCGCGCCGGGCTCGTTCGCGTAGGAGATGTCGGTGCGGGAGGGGTAGGCCTCGGTGGCGGTGTGGGAGTGGTAGATGACCACCGGCTCCTCGTCGCGGTCGTCCATCTCGCGGTAGAGCTTGAGCAGGTCGCCGGAGTCGAACTCGTAGAACGTGGGCGACATGGCCGCGTTGAGCATCGGGATGAAGCGCTCGGGGCGGTCCGTGCCCGCCGGTCCCGCGACGACGCCGCACGCCTCGTCGGGGTGGTCCTTGCGCGCGTGGGCGACGATCTGGTCGACGAGGGCCTGGGTGATGGTCAGCATGCTCGTCAGGATAAGCAGAAGGCCGTTCCGTACCGGTGGGTGGTACGGAACGGCCCACATGCCGGACGCCCTGAGCGGCGGCCGCAGGGGGTGCCACGAGTACTCC
Proteins encoded in this region:
- a CDS encoding PTS transporter subunit EIIC, giving the protein MSTATSPTAAPTKKWGSGLFQGLQKVGRSLQLPIAVLPAAGILLRLGQPDVFGKDGLGWGKVADVFATAGDAVFSNLPLLFCVGIAIGFAKKADGSTALAALVGFLVYKNVLTAFPITEAKVTKGADVAATYNDPKVFGGIIMGLIAAVTWQRFHRTKLPDWLGFFNGRRLVPILMAFIGTAVGVFFGLVWEPIGDVITNFGEWMTGLGAIGAGIFGAINRALLPVGMHQFVNTVAWQEIGSFKDASGAVWHGDLPRFFHGDPTAGQFMTGFFPIMMFALPAAALAITHTARPERRKAVGGMMLSLALTSFVTGITEPIEFAFMFVAPVLYVIHAVLTAVSMAVTWALGVHHGFSFSAGAIDYFLNWNLATKPWMIIPIGLVFAAIYYVTFRFAIIRFNIATPGREPEEEVEDLTKA
- a CDS encoding MBL fold metallo-hydrolase produces the protein MKLTVVGCSGSFPSAESACSSYLVEADGFRLLLDMGNGALGELQRHCGLYDLDAIFLSHLHADHCIDMCAYFVARYYRHDGGRCDPIPVYGPEGTEHRLTTAYADTPTASSMSEVFDFHTVKPSTFELGPFTVHTERVAHPVEAYGIRVEHGGRVLTYSGDTGVTPALDELARDADLFLCEAAFTHGKESIPDLHLNGREAGETARRAGARRLVLTHIPPWTDPQANLTDARAVYDGPVELAAPRASYEI
- a CDS encoding type II toxin-antitoxin system PemK/MazF family toxin — protein: MDTSWWLALAAVILLALVATLVDGWGRGRRPAGRRSRPPGYPEERAQRRPQPAEIWWANVPFEDGPGVKDRPCLVLSVRGRRAVVAKITSKYHDERSGVIPLPPGAVGDAQGRASFLETDELREVPVWDFRRKVGVVDPVLWDQVRHLAM
- a CDS encoding PLP-dependent cysteine synthase family protein, whose product is MRYDSPLAAVGNTPLVRLPRLSPSADVRIWAKLEDRNPTGSVKDRPALHMIEQAEKDGRLTPGCTILEPTSGNTGISLAMAAKLKGYRMVCVMPENTSQERRDLLGMWGAEIIPSPAAGGSNTAVRVAKELSAEHPDWVMLYQYGNPDNAGAHYATTGPEILADLPSVTHFVAGLGTTGTLMGVGRYLREHRPDVKIVAAEPRYDDLVYGLRNLDEGFVPELYDASVLTTRFSVGSADAVTRTRELLQQEGIFAGVSTGAALHAAIGVGNKAVKAGESADIVFVVADGGWKYLSTGVYTAATTEEAIETLQGQLWA
- a CDS encoding MoaD/ThiS family protein produces the protein MAIEVRIPTILRQYTDGQKAVEGNGDTLAKLFTDLETRHAGIQARIVDGDQLRRFVNVYLNDEDVRFLDGINTKLADGDSVTILPAVAGGMA
- a CDS encoding putative leader peptide, which codes for MVFDDVSEKTPGMLLVARLHVDLCRLASAIC
- a CDS encoding LacI family DNA-binding transcriptional regulator, whose product is MTQRTHGRRPTLEDVARRSGVSKSTVSRVINGEPRVRAEVVEQVRQVIAELGYVPNHAARQLVTRRTDAVAVVATQPQNRLFLDPFFDCLLRGVRRELAEHGAQAVLLFVEEPGDHERVADYLGGGHTDGAILFSLRPDDRLGALIARTGLPAVFGGRPRAGADDAGYVHVDGDNRGGARQAVEHLVALGRTRIATVAGPEDQEASAADRLAGYRDVLPTAPPDLVERADYTRQGGADAMGRLLDRQPGLDAVFVASDLMATGALQTLHERGLRVPEDVAVVGFDDLTDLTESADPPLTTVHQDVEGMGRLMARLLFDPTAQAAGSRVVVPTRLVLRRSA
- a CDS encoding Mov34/MPN/PAD-1 family protein, which produces MLTITQALVDQIVAHARKDHPDEACGVVAGPAGTDRPERFIPMLNAAMSPTFYEFDSGDLLKLYREMDDRDEEPVVIYHSHTATEAYPSRTDISYANEPGAHYVLVSTADTDDAGPFQFRSFRIVEGEVTEEQVEIVEAY